CATTCTTTTTTCTGATTTACAAGATATAATGGAAGAGGAACAGTGGAATAATGCAGATTAATATGTAATATTGTATTCGCATATTTGATTGACAAAAGGCATTGTTTCTGAAAAAATTTAGTTAATGAAAGCTTTGGCAAAAATTTGAGGTGAAGAAAATGATTTCGGATAAAATTAAATTAACAGCGAAAGATATTTTAGAAAAAGAATTTAAAACAGGTATGAGAGGTTATCAACAAGAAGAAGTAGATAAGTTTCTTGATATGATTATTAAAGATTATGAAGCTTTTCATAAGGAATTTGATCAATTAAAACAACAAAATGCTCGTTTAAAACGTGAATTAGAAGAGCAGAAAGTAGCGGCAACACAAGTTCCGCAACAACCAGTACAAACACCAGTTGCACAACCAGTATATAACAATACGAATACGGATATTTTAAAACGTCTATCTAATTTAGAAAAAGCTGTATTTGGAAGTAAGTTATACGAATAAATTAGGGTAACAAAAAGGTTAAAGTAGTTTACATAGAAAAAAACATTGCAAAATCTTTTTGTTTCCACTATACTAATGTTTGTCATAACGTTTGGGTAATCGCTGCAACGCCAACGTTGTAGAGGAAAGTCCATGCTCGCACGGCCTGAGATGGCTGTAGTGTTCGTGCCTAGCCAAGTCATAAGCTAGGGTATTCTGGCTGTAA
This genomic interval from Bacillus cereus contains the following:
- the gpsB gene encoding cell division regulator GpsB; translation: MISDKIKLTAKDILEKEFKTGMRGYQQEEVDKFLDMIIKDYEAFHKEFDQLKQQNARLKRELEEQKVAATQVPQQPVQTPVAQPVYNNTNTDILKRLSNLEKAVFGSKLYE